Below is a genomic region from Falco naumanni isolate bFalNau1 chromosome 17, bFalNau1.pat, whole genome shotgun sequence.
GCTCCCCCTTGACAGGCACCTCCTTAATGCCAGGAGCTGACTCTCAAATAATTATCTGGGTTGCTGATTAGCAGTTTGCGAGGGCAGAGCTGGCTTGGGCTTTTTGTTAAGGCTGGAGCAAATACCATTGCACAGTTCCTGGTGCGGTCTAGGAGCTGTCTTGCAGCTTTCCTGCTCGATCCCCTGTGGATCCTCCGTGCAGAACCAGCTCAGGTGTGTGAACGTGGGTTGTGGCTCCAGAGGGACTAACGCTGAGCCAGAGCTATCGAGTCTGTCTGGATCCGTGCTGCTTGTTCCTGTGCTCATTCCCTTTCACTTCCTCATGGATCCCACCAAAGAGCAGAAGGGATGCACATCTAGCTGCGTTGCTCTGTTCATCCTCTGGTTCTGTTTGGGCTTTTGTGACCCATTTTGCGTGTTGGGAAGGACACAGTCCGTCCAGTGCACTGTCTGGAGAGGGCTGTAAGGAACAGCTAGGTCTGtgagagaagggaaagcaaagctggagGGTGATTTTTCATTATGGGACCTTCTGCATCCACAGtgtgggaaaggaagaatgGTGGCAGCCCTGAGGTGGGAAACTTGGAGGAGCAAGCAGTCTCCTGGACTGAGGGAGCACTGCTGGTTTTCTCATGTGGAGctcagcaacaaaagaaaattgggAACTGCTTTCATAGGACAGGAACAGTGCTTTCCTTTCCACCTGGAAAACATCCAGCACATTTTGTGTGCTATTGGGGAtataaaagaaaagccacagaggCAAAAGAACAGAGGAGAACTCCTTGGCTGGTGTGGACTTAGTATGTGAACGGTGCAAGCAGATGTGTTAAGTACTGTTTGAATTTCAGAGGATCTGAACAGTTTGCTGAGCAACACACAGCAGAGTGTTGGGATGCTAtgctgtaaaattaatttgagcTCTTCTCATCTGGCGCTATGGGGGTCTGTACATGTCCTGAcatggagatggagatggtTGGAGGGTGCTGTGCGTTGCTCTGACACACATTACAAGAAGTGGTTGATATATCCATTGTATCTAAGGCGGTGTAAAGTGTCAGCAAGCCTGAAACTGCTGGAGTCTCTAGTAGAAATGTTGCTTTGTTGAAACACCGAGTGGGTTTTTGAATCTGTGCTGCTCCTTGCTTGTCTCCTGGGCTTACGCTATCCTCTGTCCTGTTTTGGTACAGGGTCTCTGAACTGCAGCGATGAGGAAGCCTCGGAGGAGGTCCCGGCAGAACTTGGAGGGGAGGCGCTCTCCCTCGCCCTACAGCCTCAAGTGCTCACCGACTCGGGAGACACTGACTTATGCTCAGGCCCAGCGGATCGTGGAGGTAGACATCGATGGGCGGCTTCATCGCATCAGCATCTACGATCCCTTAAAAATCATCACGGAGGACGAGCTGACAGCCCAGGACATCACAGAATGCAACAGCAACAAGGAAAACAGCGAGCAGccccttttcccttccaaatCTAAGAAAACACCTTCCAAAGGCAAGAAGAAGGAGTCCTGCTCCAAACATGCACCAGGGACATCTTTACACTTACCCCAGCCCAACTTCCGTGTGGTGGACTCCTTCAGCCAGCCAGAcgcccctcctctccctgctgcttaCTACCGGTACATTGAAAAGCCTCCCGAGGACCTTGATGTAGAGGTGGAGTATGACATGGATGAGGAGGATCTGGCGTGGCTGGACATGATCAACGAGAAGAGAAGGGATGATGGTTATGGGACAGTTTCTCCAGACACTTTTGAGCTGCTGGTGGATCGGTTGGAAAAGGAGTCGTACCTTGAGAGCCGGAACAATGGGACTCAGCAGTCCCTCATCGATGAGGACGCCTTCTGCTGCGTCTGCATGGACGATGAGTGTCACAACAGCAACGTCATCCTGTTCTGTGATATCTGCAATCTGGCCGTGCACCAGGAGTGTTACGGCGTGCCCTATATCCCCGAGGGGCAGTGGCTTTGCCGCTGCTGCTTGCAGTCCCCTTCTCGCCCTGTGGATTGTGTCCTTTGCCCAAACAAAGGTGGAGCCTTCAAGCAGACTAGCGATGGCCGCTGGGCTCACGTGGTTTGTGCCATCTGGATCCCCGAGGTCTGCTTTGCAAACACTGTGTTCCTGGAGCCCATTGAAGGGATAAATAACATCCCCCCGGCTCGGTGGAAGCTCACATGCTGTATCTGCAAGCAGAAGGGCATGGGAGCTGCCATCCAGTGCCACAAGATGAACTGTTACACTGCCTTCCACGTCACCTGTGCCCAGCGGGCTGGTCTCTTCATGAAGATCGAACCCATGAGGGAGACCAGCATCAACGGCACGACGTTCACCGTGCGCAAGACTGCCTATTGTGAGAGTCATTCCCCGCCTGGAATGGTGAAAAAAGGGTCTTCAGCTGCTAGCGGCGGGGGGCAGGAGGACACTGtgaaggagcagggagaggaggaagccGATTCTGGCCCTCCCAAAGGGTCTCTGAAAAAGAACCGAGTGAAATTGAAGCAGAAGATCAAAAAGAAGCCTGGTGGTGTGACCAACGGGCATTCGTCTGTGCCCATGGTGACTGTTGCACAAATCCCCTCTTACAGGTGAGTGTTGCAAgtttggggaaggagctggacAGCTGGAGCTGGACAGGGTCTTTTCTGAGGACTCGGTCCCTCTTGGGGGACCCTTCCAAGGTCCTCCCTTGGAAACACTGAATCTTCAGTCAAGACCTAGCAATAACTGTGTTCAGAGTCATTCCTGACCAGTGTTCTTCCGTGGGAGTGTCACTGGTGCATGGTGGTTCCCTGCTTTGCCGAGCAGCCACCCCAAACTGTTGTGTAATGCAGAACCCATGGTGGTCCCTAACCCCTAACACCCACCGAGCACCTGGATTCAGATAGATGGCTGTGAAGGtgtttttcaaatacttcaGGCATTGCAGGTTGGCAGACAGATAGGGGTCATCCCagtattacatattttttttaatctccttgtTTCATAGTTTCTTAATTCCTCCTTTTATTACGCAGCATGTCAAACCTGTCCATATTGCAAGCAGCTTTGAATTTGgctgggctggttttttttttctcccagctctcTCTCATGCAGAACTAGGTAGCgctgaatttttatttggtGCCTTAGGAAGTGTAATGGTGCGTCGCTGGTATTTTAACAGATAAAGCTCTGGAGAACTGCTGATAAGGCACTGCATATAATCTAATGAATGGTTCGAAAAGGTTGGAATAGGTGAGATATTATTCTTGGACTCCTGCCAAGTTAGTTTCCCGGGCTCCAGCTTACTAACACCAGGTTTAATTGACCCCTGGGAAAGTTCTTGACACTGAAAGTAGTTTTGAAATTAAGGCTTGGAGGCAAGTAGGCGATTGCGTACTTTGACCGTGCTGTGCCAAGTGCTTGGTGAGAACCTCCAGCTGAGCTGCTACTAACGTAGGGATATATTGGGAAAATTAGGCACGTGTGATTTCACGGTGGGGAGATCCCAGATTGTACCAGTTGCATGTGTAGTTCAGAGGGTGCATTGACACGACACTGCAAAGCTTTGTCGGGAAACCTGATGGTATCACAGGGTCCGCAGAGTCACGATTGCTTTGCGGTTGGCTCCCTGACACCTCTTTGCTTCCTTCAGGTTGAACAAAATCTGCAGTGGCCTCCCCCTCCAGAGGAAGAACCAGTTCATGCAGAGGCTCCACAACTACTGGCTGCTGAAGCGGCAGGCGAGGAACGGGGTGCCGCTGATCCGGCGCCTGCACTCGCACCTCCAGTCCCAGAGGACCGCGGAGCAGGTACTGGTCCCCAGCTGAACCCGTGTGGGAGGATGGAGAGCTCGTATTTCAGGGGGAGATGTGCTTGATGCATGGCTGGGAAGGGGAATGAGGGTGGAAGGACCAGAGGGTGACCTGATTTAAGTCTCTTTTGGTCTCCTCTTGGTACGCTCATGCGTGAAGAGCTGCATTAGCATATCAGTGGGATATCCCTTGTGCTAGAATTGCTGTGGATGAGGCAGCTGGTAAGAGTTTTTCCCCTGAGTCAGGAGACCCAAAATTGTGCAAGGGTGTGATGGGCCCTTGGTGCACTGATCTCTTAGATGCATCATAAACCCACGTTCCTCACGAGTGATTAAAGATCCCCTCCCCAACAGAATGG
It encodes:
- the BRPF3 gene encoding bromodomain and PHD finger-containing protein 3 isoform X2, coding for MRKPRRRSRQNLEGRRSPSPYSLKCSPTRETLTYAQAQRIVEVDIDGRLHRISIYDPLKIITEDELTAQDITECNSNKENSEQPLFPSKSKKTPSKGKKKESCSKHAPGTSLHLPQPNFRVVDSFSQPDAPPLPAAYYRYIEKPPEDLDVEVEYDMDEEDLAWLDMINEKRRDDGYGTVSPDTFELLVDRLEKESYLESRNNGTQQSLIDEDAFCCVCMDDECHNSNVILFCDICNLAVHQECYGVPYIPEGQWLCRCCLQSPSRPVDCVLCPNKGGAFKQTSDGRWAHVVCAIWIPEVCFANTVFLEPIEGINNIPPARWKLTCCICKQKGMGAAIQCHKMNCYTAFHVTCAQRAGLFMKIEPMRETSINGTTFTVRKTAYCESHSPPGMVKKGSSAASGGGQEDTVKEQGEEEADSGPPKGSLKKNRVKLKQKIKKKPGGVTNGHSSVPMVTVAQIPSYRLNKICSGLPLQRKNQFMQRLHNYWLLKRQARNGVPLIRRLHSHLQSQRTAEQKEQDEKTSAVKEELKYWQKLRHDLERARLLIELIRKREKLKREQVKVQQAAMELQLTPFNVLLRTTLDLLQEKDAAQIFAEPVNLNEVPDYLEFISNPMDFSTMRRKLESHLYRTLDEFEEDFNLIVTNCMRYNAKDTIFHRAAVRLRDLGGAILRHARRQAENIGFDTDVGIHLPESPKTEDFYRFSWEDVDNILLPENRAHLSLEAQLKELLEKLDMVSTMRSSGARTRRIRLLRREINSIRQKLAQQQNKSMPNGEPVPREEGPDKTSRGGDEEGEKDDAKPPHPPTLEPTGPAPSLSELDSLQDPPTLKPISDSKSLNQLQKRVKPDRELFDKKALQRESQAFQRLLSDNGLNGLALPPADTPASPPFSGVGRRTSVLFKKAKNGVKLQRGLDCSLENGEDHRQSRPLSPSRPDGERQARKRPQSRTCSESDGEKSPRQAGQRGVTNGFAKHMESGSDSECSSSPPPRPVFEACSYRSQKRCMIFQANGYLFHFCSSMHTHPLC